The following proteins come from a genomic window of Sorghum bicolor cultivar BTx623 chromosome 3, Sorghum_bicolor_NCBIv3, whole genome shotgun sequence:
- the LOC8073343 gene encoding 16.9 kDa class I heat shock protein 3, which translates to MSLVRRSNIFDPFADFWDPFDGVFRSLVVPSVASSGRDTAAFANARIDWKEMPEAHVFKADLPGVKKEEVKVEVEDGNVLVISGERSKEKEDKNDKWHRVERSSGKFMRRFRLPENAKTDQVNAGLENGVLTVTVPKAEVKKPEVKTIEISG; encoded by the coding sequence ATGTCGCTCGTGAGGCGCAGCAACATCTTCGACCCCTTCGCCGACTTCTGGGACCCCTTCGACGGCGTCTTCCGCTCCCTCGTCGTCCCGTCTGTCGCCTCGTCGGGGCGCGACACCGCTGCCTTCGCCAACGCGCGCATCGACTGGAAGGAGATGCCTGAGGCGCACGTGTTCAAGGCCGACCTCCCCGGCGTGAAGAAGGAGGAGGtcaaggtggaggtggaggacgGCAACGTGCTCGTCATCAGCGGCGAGCGCAGCAAGGAGAAAGAGGACAAGAACGACAAGTGGCACCGCGTCGAGCGCAGCAGCGGCAAGTTCATGAGGCGGTTCCGCCTGCCGGAGAACGCCAAGACGGACCAGGTGAACGCCGGCCTCGAGAACGGCGTGCTTACCGTCACCGTGCCCAAGGCCGAGGTCAAGAAACCTGAGGTGAAGACCATTGAGATTTCTGGTTGA
- the LOC8061346 gene encoding 16.9 kDa class I heat shock protein 1, translating to MSLVRRSNVFDPFSLDLWDPFDNMFRSIVPSASGDSETAAFANARIDWKETPEAHVFKADLPGVKKEEVKVEVEDGNVLVISGQRSREKEDKNDKWHRVERSSGQFLRRFRLPENAKTEEVKAGLENGVLTVTVPKAEEKKPEVKAIEISG from the coding sequence atgtcgCTGGTGAGGCGCAGCAACGTGTTCGACCCCTTCTCCCTCGACCTCTGGGACCCCTTCGACAACATGTTCCGTTCCATCGTCCCGTCGGCCTCCGGCGACTCCGAGACCGCCGCGTTCGCCAACGCCCGCATCGACTGGAAGGAGACGCCCGAGGCGCACGTGTTCAAGGCCGACCTCCCCGGCGTCAAGAAGGAGGAGGtcaaggtggaggtggaggacgGCAACGTGCTCGTCATCAGCGGCCAGCGCAGCAGGGAGAAGGAGGACAAGAACGACAAGTGGCACCGCGTGGAGCGCAGCAGCGGCCAGTTCCTCAGGCGCTTCCGCCTGCCGGAGAACGCCAAGACGGAGGAGGTGAAGGCCGGGCTGGAGAACGGCGTGCTCACGGTCACCGTGCCCAAGGCGGAGGAGAAGAAGCCTGAGGTGAAGGCTATCGAGATCTCTGGTTAA
- the LOC8061347 gene encoding 16.9 kDa class I heat shock protein 3, with amino-acid sequence MSLVRRSTNVFDPFADFWDPFDVFRSIVPAASTDRDTAAFANARIDWKETPEAHVFKADVPGVKKEEVKVEVEDGNVLVISGERRKEKEDKDDKWHRVERSSGRFMRRFRLPENAKTEEVKAGLENGVLTVTVPKAEVKKPEVKSVEIAG; translated from the coding sequence ATGTCGCTGGTGAGGCGCAGCACCAACGTGTTCGACCCCTTCGCCGACTTCTGGGACCCCTTCGACGTCTTCCGCTCCATAGTGCCTGCTGCATCAACGGACCGCGACACGGCGGCCTTCGCGAACGCGCGCATCGACTGGAAGGAGACGCCGGAGGCGCACGTGTTCAAGGCCGACGTCCCCGGCGTGAAGAAGGAGGAGGtcaaggtggaggtggaggacgGCAACGTGCTCGTCATCAGCGGCGAGCGGCGCAAGGAGAAGGAGGACAAGGACGACAAGTGGCACCGCGTGGAGCGCAGCAGCGGCAGGTTCATGAGGCGGTTCCGGCTGCCGGAGAACGCCAAGACGGAGGAGGTGAAGGCCGGGCTGGAGAACGGCGTGCTCACGGTCACCGTGCCTAAGGCCGAGGTCAAGAAGCCCGAGGTGAAGAGCGTCGAGATCGCCGGCTAA